The segment tcagtgctcatcatgataactgtcctcttaatcctcttcacctgtttcacccactGCCCCCcaaccaccttccctctggtaaccatatttgttctctgtaattaagagtctgtttcttggtttgtctctcttctttttttcccctttgttcttttgttttatttcttaaattctgcctgtgaatgaaatcatatggaatttgtctttctcttactgtcctattttgcttagcattattatacactctagctccattcatgttgttgcaaatgacaggatttcattcttttttatggctgaataatattccattgtatatgtatatatatgtataccacatctttatccatttgtctattgatgggcacttgggctgtttccataatatgactattgtaaataatgctgctataaacacaggggtgcatgtatccctttgaattagtgcttttgtcttttttgggtaaatacctagtagtgtgattactggatcatagggtagtttacttttaactttttgaggaacctcaatactctTTTacaaagtggctacaccagtttgaattcccaccagcagtgtaagagagTTCTTATTTCTTCACAACCTTGCCAGCACTTATAGTTATTggtgttttttattcatttattattattatttttatgttagagagagtgagaacaagggagaggggtaaagggagagagagagaatcccaagaaggctccatgctcagtgcagagcccaatgtggagcttgatcccatgaccttgggatcatgacctaaactaaAATCGGGAGTTGGGTgaccaaccaactaagccacccaagagccaccttgtgttttttattttaaatattccaacaggtgtgagatgatatctttttataattttgatttgtatttccctgatgttgagcatcttttcatgtgtctgtggccatctgtatgtcttctttggagaaatgtctattcatgtcttctgcccatttttaactagattatttgggttttggcTGTTGatttgtatcagttctttatatattttggatattaaccctttatcatatgtgtcatttgcaaatatcttctcccattccatagggtgtcttttagttttgttgattgctttctCTGCTGTGcacaatctttttattttgatatagtcccaatagtttatttttgtttttatttcttttgcctcaggagacatatctagaaaaacgttgctatggttgatgtcagagaaattactgcctgtgctctcttctaggatttttatggtttcaggtctcacatttaggtcttaaaagataattttttttttctaggtcaaTGTGGTGGCAAAATTGTAATGGACAGATAAGAGGGTGTAAGGAATTATCTCTTTTTGGTTCACTGACCTTTCCAATATCTTCAATCCctcaatttttttctacttatcaCTTCCCCTGCTTCCACCctaattttctctactttttcctGACTTGCTaggaacaatgacaacaaaaacaactTCAGATATTTCTCTGGAtatattgttctctctctcacctctgtcTCAGCTTTGCACATACCGTTCCTTCAGATTAGACCATAATTTTCCGGTTTGACTGCCTAACTCTTATATATCCTGTCAGGCTGGCTACTGTATCAACTCAAGGAAATCTTTCTTGACACTCTGTTGTCCCACCTGGAAGAagatatttctctttttgcttctatattaacttattttttactttgagcAACACAGTTAACATATGGCTGTATAATAAACCACCCCCAAATTTAGTGtcttaataaacaaacaaacaaataaacaaacaaacagttatTTAGCTTGCAAATCTGCAGCGTGGGCTGGGTTCGATTGATTATTTTATTGGATATCACCTGGAAATGCAGGAAAAATGGGGGTTGGAATAATATGAAGATTTTTTCACTCACTAGTAGTTGATAAATTTCCAGCTAAGGCTTAGACTTTAGCTTGGTCTGGGACATCTATATGTGGCTTCTCCATGTGGCGTGTGGTCTCAGCTTCTCAGTATGGTGGCTGTGTTCAAAAAGCAAGCATTGAGTGAGATAGGGGTGGATATataaataggggaaaaaaaggaggagaaagaatgagTTTGGGGAAGTATATACCAATGAAAAACATATAatcttttatgacctagcctcgAGAGTCTTGCAAGATCACTTCCACAACATTCAATTCATTGAACCTGTTACAAAGTCCTACCCTGTTacgaggggaagaaaaaaacagactgtCTCTCTTGATGGGGGAATGACAAATTTCTGGAAGAGAATGTAGGATTAGAAATACCTCTGTGgccatttttgtaaaatacaatcTGCCATGTCATACTGCATTGTGTTTTCCCCCCACCAGAATGATAGATCTGTAAGAGCTGTGACTTCTTGATCATTTCTGTgtgtatttgttgagtaaataaataattgttttctccACTTCATACACATTAGATATTATAAAGGCTAGAGGAATAAGGGTATACTGAAGGAAATAGTACCTCTAAGACTAGACCCAGCTAACAACAAAAGGCATGGGCCACACGATCTCGGATCTGTTTGGTCTTCACACTATAGACTATGGGGTTCATCAGGGGAGGGGCTAGAAGGTACACAAAGCCCATGATCACTTGGACAAGATGAGGTGCCTTGTTCCCAAACCGGTGGATGATGGACAAACCAATCATGGGAGTGTAGAAGAGGAGCACAGCACATATATGGGAAACACACGTGTTGAGAGCTTTGAATCTCTCAGCCCTGGATGCAATAGACAGCACAGTACGCAGGATCAGGGCATAGGAGAAGAGAATGAGCAGTGAGTCTACACCCACTGTTGAAACAATGACAAACATGCCATAGATGCTGTTGGCTTTGATGTCTGCACAGGCCAATTTCATTACTTCTTGATGGAGACAATAGGAATGTGAGAGAAGTGCAGAGCCACAATAGGAGAATCTTTTGAGCATAAAAGGCAATGGGAAAATGAGTGCTACACTGCGACCCAGGGAAACCAGGCCAATCCTGCCAATGACTGTGTTGGTGAGAATGGAAGCATAGTGCAAGGGGCGACAAATGGCCACAAAGCGGTCAAAGGCCATAGACAGCAGCACAGAGGACTCTAGGAAGGACAAACAGTGAATGAAAAAGAGCTGGGCAAAACAGGCATCGTGACCAATATCTCGCGCCCCAATCCAAAAGATGCCTAGCACTGTAGGGAGGGTGCAAAGAGACAGACCCAGGTCAGTCACAGCCAGCATGGACAGGAAGAGGTACATAGGCTCATGGAGTGAGGGCTCTGTTTTAATGATAAAAAGGATAGTACAGTTGCCCAGGATGGAAACCAGGTAAATGAAGCACAATGGGATGGAGATCCAGATGTGCATGTGCTCCAGCCCAGGAATGCCACTCAGCAGAAAGGTGGAGGAAATGTTGCTGCTGCTTTCCAAGGGTCCCAAAGACATTGTGtgtgaagggaagaggaaaattgGATTCCTTCCAAATTCCtgaaatgaattcagaaaaaaagcTAGAGGTCGAACCTGGGAAGAAAttagaaaccaaaccaaaccaaaccaaaacaacaacaacaaaaacaaacaaacaaaacaaaacaaaacaaaacaaaacaaaacaaaacaaaaaaacatgagaaTCAAGTAGACCTAGAAGTGTACATCTCCTCCAGAGGTCACTTCCTTCTGGTCTCTAGCCTTCTTTCcacattgttttagaaaaaatgtttttctttgaattcttttctcctttctccttcaggCTGAGAGGTCTGAGCATCTACACTATTCCTGTTGGTTATACTAATTTTGCCTACCTCTTTTGAGGAGATCTTTAATTAAACACTCCTCACCTGCCTCTTTTCTGCCAGAACTCTCACTAATGTTCTAACCTTTCTTTcaacttctcttctttcctttctcttacctTACTTCCTTTGCTATTCTTTTGTCATtgtccattcttccttcctttctccctctctcctccctacctcccttccctcctccttctctctctttctctcttccttttttccaatctctttcttcttctttccttcctccttccttctttctttctttcttttgttcttttgttcattctttcattttttgcctttctttctcttttctttttctctttctttctttctttcttgctttctttcctttcttccctcttgatTATCTTCAGCAGCCACATATAATTTCTAACCTTAGACACAGATTAATCCTTCACTCACCTTCTCCTCTGGTCTTCCAGTCGTGGAAGCCTAGTTTGCTCCAGATAGCTCACATGTGCTACTCAGCTCACAGAATTCCAGTAAAGACTGGGGAGTGAATGAATGGCTGTCTGTAAAGTTATTCTTGACTGCTGAAGTGCCATATCAAAGCTCTGATTCTCCTGTGAATCAGTAACCTGCATTCCCTGGAGATCTAGAGTTCAACTTCTATCAACCTAGGTGAGAGAAAAGGCTGAAGCACCATCAACCATGGCCACATCCACAATTGCAAGGCAGAGTCCGTGAGAGTCCACAGAATAGAATGCAATATGCCAGTAGGACTTATTCTTCCTtagattaaaaaatgaaggtTCATGAGAGGACAGTCACTGGGCAGAAGTCTTATGCCAATTTAAGACTCCTGACTTTCAAAGCAGTGATCTGCCCACTCCCACTTAATAATtccactagaatgtgagctcaAAAATGGCAGAGGCTTGGCTTTGCTTACTTCTGTAAAGACAGTGCTTATAATGGCTATggtatacagtaggcactcagaaATTGTTTTATGCATGGTTAAGAGCTAAATTTATTTAGTTAGCTGTTAGTAACTCAGTGCATATTTTATCAGTTAAAGAAAATCCTAtgaattggggctcctgggtggctcagtcagttaagtgtccaactttggctcaggtcatgatctcagagtgtgagttcgagccctgtgtcaggctctgtactgactgcctgctttggattctgtgtttccctctcttctgcccctccctgactcgtgctttctttctctctctttcaaaaataaataaacactacaattttttttaatcctgtgaaAAAAGTTCTATTAATAGTACCatattataaatgaagaaatagaggaTTAGAGACAGTTAATATATCTAAGATCAAAGATACAGTAAATGGCCAAAATGAGATTTGAACTAATATCCAGTTATTCTCTAGATTCCAGGCTCTCAACAAACATTATACTTTCTCCCCACATACAGGACTATTCATTGTCAGCTAGAAGCAGCTAGCATAATATCAAAGGCTTAATAGACCTTCAGAAAAGTACTGATTCTTTAGCTAAATTAATAAAGTGACTGGAGAAATACACATCCTCTCTCACTCCAAACACCAGTGACATTAATAGCCAGTGTCATTAACTCACTGTCCACCTGAAGGTCAGATTGGCTCTTGTGTGTTGTTCCTCAGGTTCTACTTCAGCCATGATCAGTGGTCACCACATCATTCATCAAAACGAATTCAGAAGAGCTGTGATAAACTTACCTTTCGGGGACAGGCAAGCTACCTGGTGATTAACGATATAATGCATAAAACTTAAGGCAGAAAATGTTTTGACATGAAAACGAAGTAGGGTAgtgaagaaagaatatatatattacttaataatataaaagttaatttatAATACATGATGAACATCTATTATTttccaggcactgtactaggagCACTGCAAAAGAAATAGCATTTAGATCTTAGAAAAACCCTGCAAGTTAATATTATTACCTCGATTTGCAAATGAGGAGAGAAGCGTACAGAATTTGATGATGTGCATAAAATCATACTATCAATCAGTGACAGCTGGAATTCAAACTGAAATCTCTGGAGCTCCAAGGAGCATTCTGAAAGTTTGGAAGCATTTAGTTTAATATAGCTGGGTAGTTTTTTTAAGCTGAGACAGCCTGAAATGAGTGAAGATTGAATGACAAAAATAGAGGGAAATACCAAAAgtcttttttccccaccttcTTTTACCTCAAGATAGACTCTCTTCAGAGTTTGTGCCTCACATTTTAAAGGGAGTAGGGCAGAGtaagaatcagagagagagagagacagagagagagagagagagagagagagagagagagagagagagagagttatgaGAATAAGTTGAAGGAAAGGACTTGGatataaaagaaaatccagaatagTGAAGCCAAGAGATATCTGCCTGGGAAAGACCACCTTTAGCCTGTTGGCCACAGAGATCTTAGTAAGGTAACTATTCTAAGGGGTTCTTATTTAAAGGTCTTCAGAGTATCCATTTTCAGATTTGGTGAGGATTTCATTGTTCTTGACCAGTTCAAGTGTAGAGGGGAGTGGTAAACTTAACAAATGGCTTGCTCACAATTGTTCTTGGAGAACACTTCCTAGAGGTACTTGCACAAGTTCAATGGCTGCTTCTAATTCTATCACTCAGACTCCATGGTTGCTCAGGAAAATGTCCTTTCATGTCACAGACAAGCTTTTCTTTCAGAGGATCACTTGACTTCctacccctctgtctctgcttcttggAATTAACTCCTGATTCTGCTAACCTTGTGTCTGAGGCTAAGGAGTAGAGACTGAACTTATAGCTAATCTCATTCTTGCATCTCGGTTTTGCTTGCCTAACTTGTCTGTCTCTGTGGGTCTCAGTAATACTCTTATGTTGCCACATATGAGGCAACTCTCTGGGCTAGAAGTCAATGAAGTGAATGGGTGTGAGAAAGCTGCTGTCTCCCTACTAAGCTAGTGCTAAAACTAGACGTGGGATCTCATTAAGTTAGTGAGATCTGACTGCAATGGTCACCACCTTCTGCAGGCATCTTCTACAGCCTTTCTTGTGCTTCAAagtcccttctctcctttccctctccagaGCTCAGACTGAGCCTTCTAGGACCTCTTCTTGGCTTCACAACTGAGCACCAGACAACTGACTTACCTATCAAGGCTAGGtgcagagacttcagttcttgTGACAGGGGAGAAGGAAAGTTAAAACCAGAGACTCTGGAGGGTATGGAGAGACTGAAGGATGGATATTGAATTCCTTGATTTTTATGAAACTTCTTGAGGTCCCCATTGAGACCATTTCAAGAATCTTTCATCAATTCCCTAGGAGGACTGGTTTTCTGGACCTCATTATCTCATACTCTGGggataagggaaagaaaagaagggaatagTTTTGTGAGATATCTAAATGGGAATCCCAGGAGATGTTACACACTGTAGCTACTTTTTGAAGATATCGTGAAATATTTTGAACAGCTCCACAACTTTAGGAAACCAGAGTGGGTGTTGttgataatgttttatatatgatGTATCATAACCATATAGTTATGCATATCAGAAGTGACAGTGTATATGGTGGgtatatataacattaaaagGGCATTTTTAATTCAATTCTTCTCCCATCActaaaggggaagaaaggaacacCACATTCCTGGAAATATGGTGATAATGTTGATTCTTGGTGCCCCAAGTAACCCTATATGCTGCTGACTCCTGTCTATACTCAGGGACTCTTGTCTGTACTCCAtctcctcttcctgtctctgatccacacagacacagaatTCAGCCCTTTGTTTCTAGACGTTAAGGAGCTACCTTCAGAAAGGAATTCATTTTTGTACCTTTTGGGCAACATGAGCCCCTGAAAAGCATAGGTAAACCAAGGAGTTTCATATGTCAATACAGGGATCTGAAGAATTAATCATCCATTTTGGACTTTAAAAGCTGATGGGAAAGATATtttagaaagaggaaaggagagccatttcagtgttttcattaCCCACGTAATTAGTATCCAGCTTATTGACTCTACTTTGAGAATACAAAGGTATAAATATTAAGGAATGTCTCAGATCCCCACACCAACCATAAAAGGTTTATTCCAATTCATTGGCCTGATGGGCCCCCTTGGAATGTGCTGGGCTTCCTCTTGTGGTTTCATTCCATTAATCTTTGGCCAAACACATTGTAGACACATCCGAGTGTTATGTAGCAGTATTTCTCAAATCAGAGTCCCCCGAAAATCAGGATCAGAACCACCTGTaatgcttattaaaatgcagatttctgggcctCATCCCTGTAGTGCAGAATCAGAAACTGACATTAGTCGCAACCACAAAGGTCTAAGAATTCTTATATATCCTTGTCTTTATGATTTGTTTTCAGCTCTGattccagaatattttattccctctataataaaaaaaaatgtatcactttTAACCTGGAATCCATTTCAAAACACAGTTaccttttatattaattttctggGGCCACCAatacaaaatgccacagactgggtggctttaacaatagaaatttattttttcacagttctggaggccagcagAGCCCAAGATCAAAGTGTTGACAGGTtcggtttcttctgaggcctctctccttggcttgcagatggccatcttctgtGTGTCCTCATATGGCCTCTCCTCTGTGCATGAGTATCCTTGATGTCTCTtgcttttcttataaggacatgagTCATATTAGGTTAGGGCAAACCTTAAATGACTTGTTTTAACTTCACTATCTCCTAAAGGCCTttacctccaaatacagtcacattctgaggaactgggggttaggacttcagtatAAATTGGGGGAGGGTGCACAATTCAGCCAATAGCATCTGTTTATCCATGCATCCTATCACCcactttttcacttatttaacaaatgttttataacataaataatacCTCCTCACACAATCCCCCACAAAAATACACAAGCAATATTTATTTACCATCTCTGAGTCCAAGCACGGAGAAGAGAGAGATAGTGTTAGATATGTTTTGGAAGAAAATAGGTCTGAATCTCAGATTTTGtgaagagaaacagagggagggagggaggaagagagagagggtaagagagggGGGGGAATTAATCTTTGAACAGTTTATTACAGGGAAGATATCCTACATGATTTACATCTTAACTATTCAGCTCTGTGAGGGGAAAAACAGGACATGATATGGggagagacaaaagaaataaaaactcatatCTCCTATCAcagaaaagaataggaaaagaaacaagGTAGGGGCAGAATGAAGGGAATAACTTGTACGTAAAGATGCTGCCTTGAGGAGACACCAGCTAGGAGAAACTGAAAGGACCTTAAAAGAATATTATTGGATTGGATTTAGACAAACTGATGcaaaaattagtgtttttcttttaatttaagtatggttttaaaatagtttttattgcattttcctGTGATAATTAGTTGGTAGATATTTATGAATAAGAAAGatgattagaaataaaataagtaacatCTTTCCCCCTGCACACCCTAGTTGTGTGAGTAAATTTGATGCCCATCCATATTCACCTAACACCTAAAATGTATATTTCCCAGGAATATCCCATGCTGTTTtagatctactttttttttcctttgtcgcCACTGAGGCATTAATCTAAAGTGTTAGTATATGTGGGAAAACTAGAGTTCAAAAAGTCTCAACAGCACAATGCCAAAAGTTTATGTTTTGAGATCCAACAGACCTTAATGTGGTTTGGGGCTTTCTGTTTATTACACATGATGTTGGTTATAGTAACTTACCTCATTGAACTTCCTATCTAAAAGAATTATATGAGAACTTGCTATCTTGAATGGTAATATAGCACTAAATGAAAATagtttgagaaattaaaatttcaacaaaatgaTTGATATTCAGTATTGTAGTAAGTACATAAACATcatgaccatttaaaaatgtgtcttatAAGGATGCTTTTCAATTAACATTCCTGAAGTAGGCATACCTTTTTCACTCCTACTGCGGTCTTTTCTACCCTATTGAAGTGTTTGGGAGGCCATTCTTCACAAATAAACAGAAGGCAATTCTTGGGATGGATCCTAGGTCATAGTTCTGCATTAAAAAAAGCTCATAATTTTGATATATCAATAATCAAATAATCAGCATATAACAGTCAGCTAGCTGCTACCTGGAGAATACCTTCCTacagtaagtttttaaaatttaaaaaaatcttattttaaaaatttgactctGTCATCTTAATTTCCAAAGGAAAGTAAAATTGGATATTGCATGTAAGTGCTTTTAAACATTCTATAGtatatagtaaatgttcaataattaTTGGGTGTTATTGCCACAATtgtcactattattttttatcatatttccCAGATAATCAGTAAGATTATCTGTAAGATTTCTGTAAGAAATCAGTAAGATTGGAGGTAGGGAGGAAATAcaagtgttttatttactttgaaattaaaatgtacacGTATTAGAGAATGCTCCCAGATCCTCAACTGTCCTATGTCCTTTCACAGAATTTTGGACACACACCCAGGTATCAACATGAtatgttattacttttttttaaatcaacttcaGTTTTAAGTTGCTCTCCTGCTGCCTTCTGAAACTTAGTTTTGTAAGAACTCTTCAATAGATGCTAGTCCAAGGGCGGCGTGAAGCCTCTGGAAGACTTTGCAGAAAATCTTCAACTTCAACTGGCTGAGGGATGGAAGTGATGAATCTGAAACCCAGAGAGTGTGACTTTCATACAGAAATAGGACTCACTTGGCAAGTCACAGTTTCTAGATGCTAACTGGTTCCTTTAAGGTACTAGACCAAAATGTGGGGTAGGTATGATAAAACAAAGAACTTACTCTGAGTGGTGTGTTAGTTAGGGTCCAGTCACAAGAAAGAAACCACAGAATAATTTAACAGAAAagtttaatataaacatttattaacaaGAGATTATAGTAACAGGGAATCAACtaagagtaagaaagaaagaaccatagAGGATACTCTAGGGCTGAGGGAGAGTCTCTAAGAAGGAAACAAGATTTCAAGAGAAGAATCTTTCCCAAGGCTGGCATTTGGATGTTGTCCACCAACATGTGAGTGAAGCTCACTGAATGACAAAGTTCACTAAGTTGTTCTGGGCCAAAGCTGGTCCACAATTAGGATGAGGCTGATTGGTGGAGAACTACTTGCTGGAAGACTGATGACATTTTCTAAGAATGCCTATGGGGGTTACTGTTGGCTTTCTGGAGAGTCAGCCAGGGTACCAGCTAGAATCACCAGAAAGTTTCTAGAAGCTGCTTAAGGAGGTAATCTGCTACAGATTCCCTGAACACCAAAAATATCAATAGGCTTCATGCCCCAAAGCTCCCTCTCTTCATCCTAACCTAATCCTATCGAAAACACTTAAGGGATTTTACAATCTCAAGCTTCTTAGCAATGCGGATACGGATTTGCTTGGTCTTCATACTGTAGACAATGGGGTTCATGAGAGGTGGGACCAGCAGATACACATAAGACATGAGGAGGTGTACAATACGGGGCAGATGTTCACCAAAGCGGTGCACGAGAGACAAGCCAATCATGGGGATGTAGAAGAGTAGCACAGCACAGATATGAGAGACGCAGGTGTTGAGGGCCTGAAGTCGCTCCTGGCGGGAGgcaatgcttagcacagtgcggAGGATGAGGGCATAGGAGAGGAAGATGAGCAGTGAAtccacaccaacagtgcaggCCACAACAAAGAGCCCATATATGTGATTGACAATGATGCTAGAGCAGGCCAACTTCATGATCTCTAGGTGCAGACAATAGGCATGGGCCAGCACATGGGAGCCGCAGTACTGGAAGCGTTTAAGGAGGAATGGCAGGGGCAGGATGAGCAGGGCACTTCTAAGAATTGAGCTCAGCCCCATCTTGATGATACGTGCAGGTGTCAAGACCATGGAGTAACGCAATGGATTGCaaatggccacatagcggtcaaTGGACATGGACAGTAGAACTGAAGACTCTACCAGTGACAAGGTATGGATGAAGAAGAGCTGAGTGAAGCAGGCGGGGATggtaatctctctgacatcaaACCAGAAGATGCCCAACACAGTGGGCAGTGTAGATAGGCAAAGGCCCAAGTCTGTCAGGGCCAGCATGGCCAAGAAATAGTACATGGGTTCATGGAGGGTGACGTCGGTATGGATGATGTGGAGGATGGTAAGGTTTCCTACAATAACTGTCAAGTAGATGGAGCAGAAGGGAATAGAGATCCAGCCATGGAGAGCTTCCAGACCTTGGAAGCCTGTTAGGAAGAAAGTGGCTCTTTGGAGGCTGCCATTATAAAATATTGTCATGGCTTTACGGTCTTGGATTCACCAACCTGCAATCTAGAACGGGATTCCTGGAGAGTGACAGAACTGAATTCTCACTCACCTGAGCATCCTAGGACCAGTGAGACAGGAAGTTCTGCagatgaaatgagaaagaaaagaaagaattgagaGATTTGATCTATAAGGCTTTTCTGGAAGATCTAGGATGGGGACTTTTACAGGGATTTCTATAGTCTATGAATGCTATATGATTCAGCTGTATGGTGGTATATCTGTCAGTGCTGGACTCTCAGTGGGTTAACGAGGTCACTTCAGAtggcaccttttcatatgttactccatgaaaaatatctttaattgaATCACTAAAGCGTTCAGAATCTGCATCATATCTATGAGGAATTGGCACTATACACCATTTTGCATAATTGTGTACTAGGATCAAGTGCATATCATATGccttcaaatgtatttttaatttggctGGGGATTGTGCTTTATTCCACAATGCCTAGCTTGCAAGGGAATGCAGACAAGCACTGACCAAATGCTTGTTGAAATCCTTGAACTTGTAACTTGTGACCAGAGTGATGCCTTTCCTGAATCTACATAAAAGTCTTTGGTGAC is part of the Felis catus isolate Fca126 chromosome D1, F.catus_Fca126_mat1.0, whole genome shotgun sequence genome and harbors:
- the LOC101081667 gene encoding olfactory receptor 51G1; amino-acid sequence: MTIFYNGSLQRATFFLTGFQGLEALHGWISIPFCSIYLTVIVGNLTILHIIHTDVTLHEPMYYFLAMLALTDLGLCLSTLPTVLGIFWFDVREITIPACFTQLFFIHTLSLVESSVLLSMSIDRYVAICNPLRYSMVLTPARIIKMGLSSILRSALLILPLPFLLKRFQYCGSHVLAHAYCLHLEIMKLACSSIIVNHIYGLFVVACTVGVDSLLIFLSYALILRTVLSIASRQERLQALNTCVSHICAVLLFYIPMIGLSLVHRFGEHLPRIVHLLMSYVYLLVPPLMNPIVYSMKTKQIRIRIAKKLEIVKSLKCFR
- the LOC101092141 gene encoding olfactory receptor 51G2 produces the protein MSLGPLESSSNISSTFLLSGIPGLEHMHIWISIPLCFIYLVSILGNCTILFIIKTEPSLHEPMYLFLSMLAVTDLGLSLCTLPTVLGIFWIGARDIGHDACFAQLFFIHCLSFLESSVLLSMAFDRFVAICRPLHYASILTNTVIGRIGLVSLGRSVALIFPLPFMLKRFSYCGSALLSHSYCLHQEVMKLACADIKANSIYGMFVIVSTVGVDSLLILFSYALILRTVLSIASRAERFKALNTCVSHICAVLLFYTPMIGLSIIHRFGNKAPHLVQVIMGFVYLLAPPLMNPIVYSVKTKQIRDRVAHAFCC